A window of Micrococcales bacterium genomic DNA:
TTGGATCGCGACACCCGGCTGCGAACTGTGGGCTTAGCAGATCCGAAAACCTTGGTGGACGGGCCGGCGGCGCGTCTGATTGACGAATGGCAACTGGTTCCCGAGGTCTGGAACGCCGTGCGGGCGGCGGTAGACGTCCGGGGGAAACCCGGCCAGTTCATTTTGACTGAATCGGCCACCCCGGCCGAGGACGCGAGCAGGCACAGTGGGGCGATGCGCTTTGTCCGCGTCACCATGCGACCGATGTCGTTGTTCGAGTCCGGGCAAAGCACCGGCGCGGTCTCACTGGCCGCGTTGTGGGACGGACAGGTGCCGCCTCCATCGACAAACGCCGGCAGCTTGGAAGGTGTCGCCGAATCAGCTTGCCGGGGTGGATGGCCGGGGCTGTTGGGCATCGACCTGGACCTAGCCCTGGACCTGAACCGTTCGTATCTGCGCACAATTGCGGCCGCTGACATTGTGACCGTGGATGGGGTGCGCCGGGATCCCCGCAAAGTCGAGGCGCTGCTGGGGGCCCTGGGGCGTAACACCGGAACCTATGTCTCCAACCGGACGTTGCAAACCGACTCGGCCGCCTTTGGGCAGCCTGTTGACCCCGCCACAGTGACCACCTACCTTGACGCCCTTGAGCGGCTCTGGGTTCTGGCGCCGCAGCACGCCTGGGGTGGTCACATGCGCTCGAACGCCCCAGCGCGTAAGGCACCCAAGAGGCATCTAGCCGACCCGTCGCTGGCGGCGGCCGCCATGGGCGCCGCTCCTGTTGACCTGCTGGACGACCACCAGGCTTTCGGTCAGGTGTTCGAGACCCTGGCCTTCAGGGACTTGAGTGTCTACGCCGAGGCCAGTGGCTCAGCCATCCGAGCCTTCCAGGACGCCAAAGGCAACGAA
This region includes:
- a CDS encoding DUF4143 domain-containing protein, whose translation is MAKPRYRTRVVDTQIQRALRGAGAVVVEGSKACGKTTTAEQIAASKVWLDRDTRLRTVGLADPKTLVDGPAARLIDEWQLVPEVWNAVRAAVDVRGKPGQFILTESATPAEDASRHSGAMRFVRVTMRPMSLFESGQSTGAVSLAALWDGQVPPPSTNAGSLEGVAESACRGGWPGLLGIDLDLALDLNRSYLRTIAAADIVTVDGVRRDPRKVEALLGALGRNTGTYVSNRTLQTDSAAFGQPVDPATVTTYLDALERLWVLAPQHAWGGHMRSNAPARKAPKRHLADPSLAAAAMGAAPVDLLDDHQAFGQVFETLAFRDLSVYAEASGSAIRAFQDAKGNEIDAVVVRGTRWAGFEVKLRANRAGIDNAAAKLLAIAARMTSRPRFLAILTGDGPTYCRADGVHVVSVTELGP